Proteins encoded within one genomic window of Glycine soja cultivar W05 chromosome 1, ASM419377v2, whole genome shotgun sequence:
- the LOC114414542 gene encoding granule-bound starch synthase 1, chloroplastic/amyloplastic-like → MWANFEAAEELSMTIRKQLWTLSKRMGVGMTKFICQVPIIFSTCGLVDTVQEGYTGFHMGAFNVEISDYLNVTILLVIVSAGYHLSLARCFGT, encoded by the exons ATGTGGGCAAATTTTGAAGCAGCTGAAGAACTTAGTATGA CTATCAGGAAGCAATTGTGGACATTATCAAAAAGAATGGGTGTTGGAATGACAAAATTTATTTGCCAG GTACCCATAATTTTTTCCACTTGTGGACTTGTTGACACCGTTCAAGAAGGGTATACTGGATTCCACATGGGAGCATTCAACGTAGAA ATCAGTGATTACTTGAATGTGACTATTTTGTTGGTTATTGTGAGTGCTGGATATCATCTCAGCTTGGCTAGGTGTTTTGGGACATAA
- the LOC114414533 gene encoding transcription factor MYC2-like: MTEYRMNLWTDDNSSVMEAFMSSSDLSSLWLPTPQSAASTTTPGLETTRAPPPQSHSLLNQETLQQRLQTLIEGARESWTYAIFWQSSYDYSSGTSLLGWGDGYYKGEEDKVKAKGKTPKTTSSAEQDHRKKVLRELNSLISGPSASVDDVDEEVTDTEWFFLVSMTQSFVNGSGLPGQAFFNSSPVWVAGPDRLSESVCERAHQGQMFGLQTLVCIPSANGVVELASTEVIFQNPDLMNKVRDLFNFNNNPETGSWALNCVATTDQGENDPSSLWLNPEIRDSSTVAPPNSTVNKTLQFETPGSSTLTDTPSAAAVHVPKSNGQGFFSRELNFSNSLKPESGEILSFGESKKSSYNGSFFPGVVAIEENNKKRSPVSRSSIDDGMLSFTSLPAANIKSGSGGAGAGGGDSDHSDLEASMVKQADSRVMEPEKRPRKRGRKPANGREEPLNHVEAERQRREKLNQRFYALRAVVPNVSKMDKASLLGDAISYINELKLKLNGLDSEKGELEKQLDSAKKELELATKNPPPPPPPPPGLPPSNNEEAKKTTTKLADLEIEVKIIGWDAMIRIQCSKKNHPAARLMAALKDLDLEVHHASVSVVNDLMIQQATVNMGNKFYTQEQLLSALSSKVGDEQR; this comes from the coding sequence ATGACCGAGTACCGGATGAACCTGTGGACCGACGACAACTCCTCCGTCATGGAGGCCTTCATGAGCTCCTCCGACCTCTCCTCCCTCTGGCTCCCCACGCCGCAATCCGCCGCCTCTACTACCACTCCTGGACTGGAAACCACCCGAGCACCGCCGCCTCAGTCCCACTCCCTCCTCAACCAGGAGACCCTCCAGCAGCGCCTCCAGACACTTATCGAAGGCGCCCGAGAGAGCTGGACCTACGCAATCTTCTGGCAGTCTTCCTACGACTATTCCTCCGGCACCTCCCTTCTCGGCTGGGGAGACGGTTATTACAAGGGTGAGGAGGACAAAGTCAAAGCCAAAGGCAAAACCCCCAAAACGACGTCGTCCGCGGAGCAGGACCACCGCAAAAAAGTCCTCCGCGAACTCAATTCCTTAATCTCTGGCCCCTCCGCTTCCGTTGACGACGTCGACGAAGAAGTCACCGACACCGAGTGGTTCTTCCTCGTGTCGATGACTCAGTCCTTCGTCAACGGAAGCGGCCTCCCGGGTCAGGCTTTTTTTAACTCGAGCCCGGTCTGGGTTGCCGGGCCGGACCGGCTGTCCGAGTCGGTCTGCGAACGGGCCCACCAGGGGCAGATGTTCGGGCTCCAGACTCTGGTCTGCATACCGTCCGCAAATGGCGTCGTTGAGCTCGCCTCCACGGAGGTGATTTTCCAGAACCCTGATCTGATGAACAAGGTGCGCGATTTGTTCAACTTCAACAACAACCCTGAAACTGGTTCCTGGGCGTTGAATTGCGTTGCCACCACCGATCAGGGGGAGAACGACCCTTCCTCACTCTGGCTCAACCCTGAAATCAGAGACTCCTCTACCGTTGCGCCGCCGAATTCAACGGTTAACAAGACTCTGCAGTTCGAAACCCCTGGTTCCAGTACCTTAACCGATACCCCTAGTGCTGCTGCTGTTCATGTACCTAAATCTAATGGCCAGGGTTTCTTCTCGAGGGAATTGAACTTTTCGAATTCATTGAAGCCTGAATCTGGTGAAATTCTGAGCTTTGGAGAGAGCAAGAAGAGCTCTTACAACGGGAGTTTCTTTCCCGGTGTTGTTGCAATTGAGGAGAACAACAAGAAGAGGTCTCCCGTTTCTCGGAGCAGCATTGACGATGGGATGCTGTCCTTCACATCCCTGCCGGCTGCAAATATAAAATCTGGTAGTGGTGGTGCCGGTGCCGGTGGTGGTGATTCGGATCACTCGGATCTGGAAGCTTCCATGGTGAAACAGGCAGACAGCAGAGTGATGGAGCCGGAGAAACGGCCTCGGAAGAGGGGGCGAAAGCCGGCCAACGGCAGAGAGGAGCCGCTGAATCACGTGGAAGCCGAGAGACAAAGGAGAGAAAAGCTGAATCAAAGATTCTATGCTCTACGAGCTGTAGTTCCAAATGTATCCAAGATGGACAAGGCATCGTTGTTAGGTGACGCCATATCGTACATAAATGAGCTGAAATTGAAGCTCAACGGGCTGGATTCAGAGAAAGGGGAATTGGAGAAGCAATTGGATTCAGCCAAGAAGGAACTTGAGCTCGCGACCAAAaaccctcctcctcctccaccaccaccacctggACTACCTCCATCTAATAACGAAGAAGCAAAGAAGACAACGACCAAGCTCGCTGATTTGGAGATAGAGGTGAAGATAATTGGTTGGGATGCGATGATAAGAATCCAATGCAGCAAGAAGAACCACCCTGCAGCAAGGTTGATGGCAGCATTGAAGGACCTGGACTTGGAAGTGCATCACGCAAGCGTGTCCGTGGTGAATGATTTAATGATCCAACAAGCCACGGTGAACATGGGAAACAAGTTTTACACGCAGGAGCAGCTTCTGTCGGCACTCTCGTCCAAAGTTGGCGATGAACAACGATAG